From Cannabis sativa cultivar Pink pepper isolate KNU-18-1 chromosome 8, ASM2916894v1, whole genome shotgun sequence, a single genomic window includes:
- the LOC115701295 gene encoding glycosyltransferase family 92 protein RCOM_0530710-like isoform X1: MRLKENKKKKKKKKKNRFCLLYSVTWFQSQMKDRRKRSDVVVSWSRFFWCTLVVVFTCVFISGFTFSTFRILFQVGKIEPVLILRWRAMPEKSISGNSLDVLSSISIREVIILPDQALVFLNYPPSVQLFTEEDIDCIYSSVNISTKRRLVKKSPISVDRNEPNSQIVRCRLPPRGFSVTAGLKPKDDDDDIPVYLPTNNRWDSLAYEALIDRDNTTIVFVKGFNLRPERISNASKFECVYGWDFKSPKFLLRSEVISIAQEIVRCKTPLTLLSGSMRLNSSVIKVSVRMKGRGNINTVARPKPRIEPDPYSTRKAHEMCVCTMVRNQAWFLKEWVMYHSIIGVERWFIYDNNSNDDLDLVVESLRAQKYNITRHVWPWVKTQEAGFAHCAVRARDTCEWVGFIDVDEFIHLPTNLLLHDVLTNQTEHNGHVAELRTSCHSFGPSGLKHVPSKGVTVGYTCRLAIAERHKSIVKPEALNSSLINVVHHFHLKNGFDYVNVDRGVMVINHYKYQVWEVFKDKFYRRVATYVADWQDDQNVGSKDRAPGLGTRAVEPPDWSDRFCEVIDTGLRDRVLQSFSDPFTHTLPWQKLEELNNDNDSNNNQKKKSRRKILRGLL; this comes from the exons aTGAGGTTGAAggagaataagaagaagaagaagaagaagaagaagaatcgaTTCTGTCTGTTGTACTCTGTAACGTGGTTTCAGTCACAAATGAAGGATCGTAGAAAGAGAAGCGACGTCGTCGTTTCGTGGAGCAGATTCTTCTGGTGCACCCTCGTCGTCGTCTTCACTTGCGTATTTATCTCCGGCTTTACCTTCTCCACTTTTCGTATTCTCTTTCAAG tAGGTAAAATCGAACCAGTATTAATTTTAAGATGGAGAGCTATGCCGGAGAAATCAATCTCCGGCAACTCATTGGATGTCCTTTCCTCGATTTCTATCAGAGAAGTAATTATTCTACCGGATCAAGCTTTAGTTTTCCTAAATTACCCTCCATCGGTTCAGTTATTTACAGAAGAGGACATAGATTGTATTTATTCCTCTGTGAACATCTCCACCAAACGAAGACTAGTGAAGAAGTCACCCATTTCCGTGGACCGTAACGAGCCTAATAGTCAGATCGTACGGTGTCGTCTCCCGCCACGTGGCTTTTCGGTAACGGCCGGATTGAAACCTAAAGACGACGACGACGACATCCCAGTTTATCTCCCAACGAACAATCGATGGGACTCGCTCGCGTACGAAGCCCTAATCGATCGCGACAACACAACGATCGTGTTCGTCAAAGGATTTAATCTACGGccagaaagaatctccaatgcTTCGAAATTCGAATGCGTCTACGGTTGGGATTTCAAAAGCCCCAAATTCCTTCTCCGATCAGAAGTAATCTCAATCGCACAGGAGATCGTACGGTGCAAAACACCTCTCACATTGTTGAGCGGCTCGATGAGGCTGAACAGCTCAGTCATCAAGGTATCCGTACGAATGAAAGGTAGGGGAAACATAAACACCGTAGCCCGACCGAAACCCAGAATCGAACCCGACCCGTATTCGACCCGAAAAGCTCACGAGATGTGTGTATGTACCATGGTCCGAAACCAAGCCTGGTTTTTGAAGGAATGGGTTATGTACCACTCCATAATAGGAGTTGAACGCTGGTTCATCTACGATAACAACAGCAACGACGATCTCGATCTAGTGGTGGAGTCGTTACGAGCCCAGAAATACAACATCACGCGGCACGTGTGGCCGTGGGTGAAGACCCAAGAAGCCGGGTTCGCTCATTGCGCGGTTCGGGCACGAGACACGTGCGAATGGGTCGGGTTTATAGACGTGGACGAGTTCATTCACCTGCCCACGAATTTACTCCTTCACGATGTTTTAACCAATCAGACGGAGCACAACGGACACGTGGCGGAGCTTCGTACGTCCTGTCACAGTTTCGGGCCATCGGGGCTTAAACACGTGCCATCTAAAGGAGTAACTGTGGGGTACACGTGTCGTCTTGCTATTGCGGAGAGACACAAGAGTATTGTGAAACCGGAAGCACTGAATTCGTCCTTGATCAATGTTGTGCACCATTTTCATCTAAAGAATGGGTTTGATTACGTGAATGTGGATAGAGGAGTTATGGTTATTAATCATTATAAGTACCAAGTATGGGAAGTGTTTAAGGACAAGTTTTATAGAAGAGTGGCTACTTATGTGGCTGATTGGCAAGATGACCAGAATGTGGGGTCCAAGGATAGGGCCCCTGGGCTGGGAACTAGAGCCGTGGAGCCACCTGATTGGTCTGATAGGTTTTGTGAGGTTATAGATACTGGGCTAAGGGATCGAGTTCTTCAGAGTTTTTCTGACCCTTTTACACATACTTTGCCATGGCAAAAACTTGAGGAACttaataatgataatgatagTAATAACAATCAGAAGAAGAAGAGCAGGAGGAAGATACTTAGAGggttgttatga
- the LOC115701295 gene encoding glycosyltransferase family 92 protein RCOM_0530710-like isoform X2: MRLKENKKKKKKKKKNRFCLLYSVTWFQSQMKDRRKRSDVVVSWSRFFWCTLVVVFTCVFISGFTFSTFRILFQGKIEPVLILRWRAMPEKSISGNSLDVLSSISIREVIILPDQALVFLNYPPSVQLFTEEDIDCIYSSVNISTKRRLVKKSPISVDRNEPNSQIVRCRLPPRGFSVTAGLKPKDDDDDIPVYLPTNNRWDSLAYEALIDRDNTTIVFVKGFNLRPERISNASKFECVYGWDFKSPKFLLRSEVISIAQEIVRCKTPLTLLSGSMRLNSSVIKVSVRMKGRGNINTVARPKPRIEPDPYSTRKAHEMCVCTMVRNQAWFLKEWVMYHSIIGVERWFIYDNNSNDDLDLVVESLRAQKYNITRHVWPWVKTQEAGFAHCAVRARDTCEWVGFIDVDEFIHLPTNLLLHDVLTNQTEHNGHVAELRTSCHSFGPSGLKHVPSKGVTVGYTCRLAIAERHKSIVKPEALNSSLINVVHHFHLKNGFDYVNVDRGVMVINHYKYQVWEVFKDKFYRRVATYVADWQDDQNVGSKDRAPGLGTRAVEPPDWSDRFCEVIDTGLRDRVLQSFSDPFTHTLPWQKLEELNNDNDSNNNQKKKSRRKILRGLL; the protein is encoded by the exons aTGAGGTTGAAggagaataagaagaagaagaagaagaagaagaagaatcgaTTCTGTCTGTTGTACTCTGTAACGTGGTTTCAGTCACAAATGAAGGATCGTAGAAAGAGAAGCGACGTCGTCGTTTCGTGGAGCAGATTCTTCTGGTGCACCCTCGTCGTCGTCTTCACTTGCGTATTTATCTCCGGCTTTACCTTCTCCACTTTTCGTATTCTCTTTCAAG GTAAAATCGAACCAGTATTAATTTTAAGATGGAGAGCTATGCCGGAGAAATCAATCTCCGGCAACTCATTGGATGTCCTTTCCTCGATTTCTATCAGAGAAGTAATTATTCTACCGGATCAAGCTTTAGTTTTCCTAAATTACCCTCCATCGGTTCAGTTATTTACAGAAGAGGACATAGATTGTATTTATTCCTCTGTGAACATCTCCACCAAACGAAGACTAGTGAAGAAGTCACCCATTTCCGTGGACCGTAACGAGCCTAATAGTCAGATCGTACGGTGTCGTCTCCCGCCACGTGGCTTTTCGGTAACGGCCGGATTGAAACCTAAAGACGACGACGACGACATCCCAGTTTATCTCCCAACGAACAATCGATGGGACTCGCTCGCGTACGAAGCCCTAATCGATCGCGACAACACAACGATCGTGTTCGTCAAAGGATTTAATCTACGGccagaaagaatctccaatgcTTCGAAATTCGAATGCGTCTACGGTTGGGATTTCAAAAGCCCCAAATTCCTTCTCCGATCAGAAGTAATCTCAATCGCACAGGAGATCGTACGGTGCAAAACACCTCTCACATTGTTGAGCGGCTCGATGAGGCTGAACAGCTCAGTCATCAAGGTATCCGTACGAATGAAAGGTAGGGGAAACATAAACACCGTAGCCCGACCGAAACCCAGAATCGAACCCGACCCGTATTCGACCCGAAAAGCTCACGAGATGTGTGTATGTACCATGGTCCGAAACCAAGCCTGGTTTTTGAAGGAATGGGTTATGTACCACTCCATAATAGGAGTTGAACGCTGGTTCATCTACGATAACAACAGCAACGACGATCTCGATCTAGTGGTGGAGTCGTTACGAGCCCAGAAATACAACATCACGCGGCACGTGTGGCCGTGGGTGAAGACCCAAGAAGCCGGGTTCGCTCATTGCGCGGTTCGGGCACGAGACACGTGCGAATGGGTCGGGTTTATAGACGTGGACGAGTTCATTCACCTGCCCACGAATTTACTCCTTCACGATGTTTTAACCAATCAGACGGAGCACAACGGACACGTGGCGGAGCTTCGTACGTCCTGTCACAGTTTCGGGCCATCGGGGCTTAAACACGTGCCATCTAAAGGAGTAACTGTGGGGTACACGTGTCGTCTTGCTATTGCGGAGAGACACAAGAGTATTGTGAAACCGGAAGCACTGAATTCGTCCTTGATCAATGTTGTGCACCATTTTCATCTAAAGAATGGGTTTGATTACGTGAATGTGGATAGAGGAGTTATGGTTATTAATCATTATAAGTACCAAGTATGGGAAGTGTTTAAGGACAAGTTTTATAGAAGAGTGGCTACTTATGTGGCTGATTGGCAAGATGACCAGAATGTGGGGTCCAAGGATAGGGCCCCTGGGCTGGGAACTAGAGCCGTGGAGCCACCTGATTGGTCTGATAGGTTTTGTGAGGTTATAGATACTGGGCTAAGGGATCGAGTTCTTCAGAGTTTTTCTGACCCTTTTACACATACTTTGCCATGGCAAAAACTTGAGGAACttaataatgataatgatagTAATAACAATCAGAAGAAGAAGAGCAGGAGGAAGATACTTAGAGggttgttatga
- the LOC115700324 gene encoding F-box protein At3g08750-like encodes FLFTVKFVKRVGLDPYLPEETIEEILLRLPHESLITFKLVSKSWYNLIKSDYFIRKNLDHHHHNNATITTALILARNSDFPSFIKSPQHIIPISWVNHIHDHDHSLRIHSLKQLNLPPNPSELLVKGLHCNGIICFPYKYKSKIIFCNPTLRQCKILDTPVLPKFLFIAHGFGYDKRTNLYKYVMISLSTPSNSNSTFRVQICSLSTTTSSGSSNTWREIDIEPYKNVLVSPHHEGVYFKSFYYWIIHGIKIKGIISFDMCSEKFSIISPPQIEEKIYRPIKLTVWKEELVLFTRNRESLLCVPSFSLDMWVNNGSNSWRKHLTISLTEWYVFYSPLDFWNHEELLIKPSNEAMVSYNIRTKKIRRLDISKYWSRLTLYSKSLVSFNN; translated from the coding sequence tttttgtTTACAGTGAAATTTGTCAAGAGAGTTGGTCTCGATCCATACCTACCAGAAGAAACGATAGAGGAAATTCTATTGAGATTGCCTCATGAGTCACTCATAACATTCAAATTGGTCTCCAAATCATGGTACAACTTAATTAAATCTGACTATTTTATAAGGAAAAAccttgatcatcatcatcacaatAATGCTACTATTACTACAGCTTTAATCTTGGCTAGGAATTCAGATTTTCCATCATTCATTAAATCACCACAACATATTATCCCCATCTCTTGGGTTAATCATATTCATGATCATGATCACAGCCTTCGAATCCATAGTTTGAAACAACTCAATTTGCCTCCGAATCCAAGTGAACTATTGGTAAAAGGGCTTCATTGTAATGGCATCATTTGTTttccatataaatataaatctaaAATTATCTTTTGCAATCCAACTTTGAGACAATGTAAGATTTTAGACACCCCAGTTCTAccaaaatttttgtttatagcACATGGATTTGGCTACGACAAAAGAACAAATCTTTACAAGTATGTCATGATTTCACTATCCACACCTAGTAATTCTAATAGCACATTTAGAGTTCAAATTTGTAGTTTGAGTACTACAACTAGTAGTGGTAGTAGTAACACTTGGAGAGAGATTGATATTGAGCCATATAAAAATGTGTTAGTATCACCTCATCATGAGGGTGTGTACTTCAAATCTTTTTATTATTGGATCATTCATGGCATCAAAATTAAAGGAATTATTTCGTTTGACATGTGTAGTGAGAAATTTAGTATAATATCGCCACCTCAGATTGAAGAAAAAATTTATCGTCCAATAAAACTTACAGTGTGGAAGGAAGAATTAGTTCTCTTTACGAGAAATAGAGAATCATTATTGTGTGTACCGTCATTTTCTTTGGATATGTGGGTAAATAATGGGAGCAATTCTTGGAGGAAACATCTTACAATTAGTCTAACAGAATGGTATGTGTTCTACTCTCCCTTGGATTTTTGGAACCATGAAGAGTTGTTGATTAAACCTTCCAATGAAGCCATGGTGTCTTACAACATTCGAACTAAGAAGATTAGGAGACTTGATATTTCCAAGTACTGGTCTCGTTTAACACTCTATTCAAAAAGTCTAGTTTCATTTAACAATTAG
- the LOC115699500 gene encoding putative E3 ubiquitin-protein ligase RING1a, with protein MGSEARLVSPRNPKNALGESTTTITTTTTTNAVFSPRFKSVAAMAGWDEETLLSASLIVDDTPDRIFKHKKRSDLQSKTSPASTSRRKRRVPSSPVSIPMVTLNLDDEEIKKDETKKDHSEQKASVAEGKGKTGEAISVEQNSGVVGASSSGLPCMDKLREELSCAICLDICFEPTTTPCGHSFCLKCLRSSASKCGKKCPKCRQLISNGRSCTVNTVLWNTIQLLFPQEVAARKEAGALNIRESERRVTESTFYNSLRSESPQDSPLTTRAETARGRRTRQAQIEISATLSSGGDGVTSNRATRVSTRDRSTRSSSRGIPSQDEDAALALRLQREEFLGVVRGTINHSSTFSSISLARPNQPSTISNSSLARPNQSSVTSSSLSSARENQSSTNSFSLARANLRAMASRAITLRVRGRQNS; from the exons ATGGGGAGCGAAGCCAGATTAGTGAGTCCAAGAAACCCTAAGAACGCATTGGGCGAATCCACCACCACCATCACTACCACTACTACCACAAATGCCGTCTTCAGTCCCAGATTCAAATCAGTGGCAGCCATGGCTGGTTGGGACGAAGAAACACTTTTGAGTGCCAGCCTCATCGTTGACGACACGCCTGATCGCATCTTCAAGCACAAGAAACGCTCTGATCTTCAATCCAAGACCTCACCGGCGAGTACTTCAAGAAG AAAACGAAGGGTTCCAAGTAGTCCTGTTTCGATTCCTATGGTTACTCTTAATCTTGATgatgaagaaataaaaaaagatg AGACTAAGAAAGATCATTCAGAACAGAAAGCTTCTGTGGCTGAAGGGAAAGGAAAAACAGGAGAAGCGATTTCGGTTGAACAGAACTCTGGTGTTGTTGGTGCCTCGAGTTCGGGACTTCCTTGTATGGATAAGCTCAGGGAAGAGCTTTCTTGCGCA ATTTGTTTGGACATTTGCTTTGAACCTACTACAACTCCTTGTGGACACAG TTTCTGTCTTAAATGTTTGCGATCTTCTGCAAGCAAATGTGGGAAGAAGTGTCCCAAATGTAGACAGCTTATAAG TAATGGAAGGTCCTGTACAGTGAATACTGTTCTTTGGAACACTATACAACTTCTTTTTCCTCAAGAAGTTGCTGCAAGAAAGGAAGCTGGAGCCTTGAACATTCGAGAATCAGAGCGTCGAGTCACTGAATCCACCTTTTACAACAGTTTGAGGAGTGAAAGTCCACAAGATTCACCATTAACAACGAGAGCTGAAACCGCAAGGGGAAGAAGAACGAGACAAGCCCAGATTGAGATCAGCGCTACACTGAGTTCAGGAGGAGACGGGGTCACTTCAAATCGAGCTACTAGGGTGTCAACAAGAGATAGAAGTACCAGAAGTAGCAGTAGAGGGATACCAAGTCAAGATGAGGATGCTGCCTTAGCTCTGAGGTTACAAAGGGAAGAGTTTCTTGGAGTTGTTAGGGGTACTATTAACCATTCAAGTACTTTCAGTTCTATTTCCTTAGCTAGACCAAATCAACCCAGTACTATTAGTAATAGCTCTCTAGCTAGACCAAACCAATCTAGTGTTACTAGTAGCTCACTTTCTTCTGCTAGAGAAAACCAATCTAGTACTAATTCCTTTTCCTTGGCTAGAGCCAACTTGAGGGCCATGGCATCTAGAGCCATTACTCTTCGAGTTAGAGGCCGACAAAACAGTTAA
- the LOC115699499 gene encoding glycosyltransferase family 92 protein RCOM_0530710 isoform X1 gives MKDRRKRSDVVVSWSRFFWCTIVVVFTCVFISGFTFSTFRILFQVGKIEPVVILRWRAMPEKSISGNSLDILSSISIREVIILPDQALVFLSYPRSAQLFTEEDIDCVYSSVNISTKRRLVQKSPISVDRNEPNSQIVRCRLPPRGFSVTAGLKPKDNDDDIPVYLPTNNRWDSLAYEALIDRDNTTIVFVKGFNLRPERISNASKFECVYGWDFKSPKFLLRSEVISIAQEIVRCKTPLTLLSGSMRLNSSVIKVSVRMKGRGTINTVARPKLRTEPDPYSTRKAHEMCVCTMVRNQARFLKEWVMYHSIIGVERWFIYDNNSNDDLDVVVESLRAQKYNITRHVWPWVKTQEAGFAHCAVRARDTCEWVGFIDVDEFIHLPTNLLLHDVLTNQTEHNEHVAELRTSCHSFGPSGLKHVPSKGVTVGYTCRLAIAERHKSIVKPEALNSSLINVVHHFHLKNGFDYVNVDRGVMVINHYKYQVWEVFKDKFYRRVATYVADWQDDQNVGSKDRAPGLGTRAVEPPDWSDRFCEVTDTGLRDRVLQRFSDPFTHTLPWQKPKEELNNDNDSNNNQKKKKSRRKILRGLL, from the exons ATGAAGGATCGTAGAAAGAGAAGCGACGTCGTCGTTTCGTGGAGCAGATTCTTCTGGTGCACCATCGTCGTCGTCTTCACTTGCGTATTTATCTCCGGCTTTACCTTCTCCACTTTTCGTATTCTCTTTCAAG tAGGTAAAATCGAACCAGTAGTAATTTTAAGATGGAGAGCTATGCCGGAGAAATCAATCTCCGGCAACTCATTGGATATCCTTTCCTCGATTTCTATCAGAGAAGTAATTATTCTACCGGATCAAGCTTTAGTTTTCCTAAGTTACCCTCGGTCGGCTCAGTTATTTACAGAAGAGGACATAGATTGTGTTTATTCCTCTGTGAACATCTCCACCAAACGAAGACTAGTGCAGAAGTCACCCATTTCCGTGGACCGTAACGAGCCTAATAGTCAGATCGTACGGTGTCGTCTCCCGCCACGTGGCTTTTCGGTAACGGCCGGATTGAAACCTAAAGACAACGACGACGACATCCCAGTTTATCTCCCAACGAACAATCGATGGGACTCGCTCGCGTACGAAGCCCTAATCGATCGGGACAACACAACGATCGTGTTCGTCAAAGGATTTAATCTACGGCCAGAAAGAATCTCCAACGCTTCGAAATTCGAATGCGTTTACGGCTGGGATTTCAAAAGCCCCAAATTCCTTCTCCGATCAGAAGTAATCTCAATCGCACAGGAGATCGTACGGTGCAAAACGCCTCTGACATTATTGAGTGGCTCGATGAGACTGAACAGCTCAGTCATCAAGGTCTCCGTACGAATGAAAGGTAGGGGAACCATAAATACCGTAGCTCGACCGAAACTTAGAACTGAACCCGACCCGTATTCGACCCGAAAAGCTCACGAGATGTGTGTATGTACCATGGTCCGAAACCAAGCCCGGTTTTTGAAGGAATGGGTTATGTACCACTCCATAATAGGAGTTGAACGCTGGTTCATCTACGATAACAACAGCAACGACGATCTCGATGTAGTGGTCGAGTCGTTACGAGCCCAGAAATACAACATCACGCGGCACGTGTGGCCGTGGGTGAAGACCCAAGAAGCCGGGTTCGCTCACTGCGCGGTTCGGGCACGAGACACGTGCGAATGGGTTGGGTTTATAGACGTGGACGAGTTCATTCACCTGCCCACGAATTTACTCCTTCACGATGTTCTAACCAATCAGACGGAGCACAACGAACACGTGGCGGAGCTTCGTACGTCCTGTCACAGTTTCGGGCCATCGGGGCTTAAACACGTGCCATCTAAAGGAGTAACTGTGGGGTACACGTGTCGTCTTGCTATTGCGGAGAGACACAAGAGTATTGTGAAACCGGAAGCACTGAATTCGTCTCTGATCAATGTTGTGCACCATTTTCATCTAAAGAATGGGTTTGATTACGTGAATGTGGATAGAGGAGTTATGGTTATTAATCATTATAAGTACCAAGTATGGGAAGTGTTTAAGGACAAGTTTTATAGAAGAGTAGCTACTTATGTGGCTGATTGGCAAGATGACCAGAATGTGGGGTCCAAGGATAGGGCCCCTGGGCTGGGGACTAGAGCCGTGGAGCCACCTGATTGGTCTGATAGATTTTGTGAGGTTACAGATACTGGGCTAAGGGATCGAGTTCTTCAGCGTTTTTCTGACCCTTTTACACATACTTTGCCATGGCAAAAACCAAAGGAGGAACttaataatgataatgatagtaataataatcagaagaagaagaagagcagGAGGAAGATACTTAGAGggttgttatga
- the LOC115699499 gene encoding glycosyltransferase family 92 protein RCOM_0530710 isoform X2, producing the protein MKDRRKRSDVVVSWSRFFWCTIVVVFTCVFISGFTFSTFRILFQGKIEPVVILRWRAMPEKSISGNSLDILSSISIREVIILPDQALVFLSYPRSAQLFTEEDIDCVYSSVNISTKRRLVQKSPISVDRNEPNSQIVRCRLPPRGFSVTAGLKPKDNDDDIPVYLPTNNRWDSLAYEALIDRDNTTIVFVKGFNLRPERISNASKFECVYGWDFKSPKFLLRSEVISIAQEIVRCKTPLTLLSGSMRLNSSVIKVSVRMKGRGTINTVARPKLRTEPDPYSTRKAHEMCVCTMVRNQARFLKEWVMYHSIIGVERWFIYDNNSNDDLDVVVESLRAQKYNITRHVWPWVKTQEAGFAHCAVRARDTCEWVGFIDVDEFIHLPTNLLLHDVLTNQTEHNEHVAELRTSCHSFGPSGLKHVPSKGVTVGYTCRLAIAERHKSIVKPEALNSSLINVVHHFHLKNGFDYVNVDRGVMVINHYKYQVWEVFKDKFYRRVATYVADWQDDQNVGSKDRAPGLGTRAVEPPDWSDRFCEVTDTGLRDRVLQRFSDPFTHTLPWQKPKEELNNDNDSNNNQKKKKSRRKILRGLL; encoded by the exons ATGAAGGATCGTAGAAAGAGAAGCGACGTCGTCGTTTCGTGGAGCAGATTCTTCTGGTGCACCATCGTCGTCGTCTTCACTTGCGTATTTATCTCCGGCTTTACCTTCTCCACTTTTCGTATTCTCTTTCAAG GTAAAATCGAACCAGTAGTAATTTTAAGATGGAGAGCTATGCCGGAGAAATCAATCTCCGGCAACTCATTGGATATCCTTTCCTCGATTTCTATCAGAGAAGTAATTATTCTACCGGATCAAGCTTTAGTTTTCCTAAGTTACCCTCGGTCGGCTCAGTTATTTACAGAAGAGGACATAGATTGTGTTTATTCCTCTGTGAACATCTCCACCAAACGAAGACTAGTGCAGAAGTCACCCATTTCCGTGGACCGTAACGAGCCTAATAGTCAGATCGTACGGTGTCGTCTCCCGCCACGTGGCTTTTCGGTAACGGCCGGATTGAAACCTAAAGACAACGACGACGACATCCCAGTTTATCTCCCAACGAACAATCGATGGGACTCGCTCGCGTACGAAGCCCTAATCGATCGGGACAACACAACGATCGTGTTCGTCAAAGGATTTAATCTACGGCCAGAAAGAATCTCCAACGCTTCGAAATTCGAATGCGTTTACGGCTGGGATTTCAAAAGCCCCAAATTCCTTCTCCGATCAGAAGTAATCTCAATCGCACAGGAGATCGTACGGTGCAAAACGCCTCTGACATTATTGAGTGGCTCGATGAGACTGAACAGCTCAGTCATCAAGGTCTCCGTACGAATGAAAGGTAGGGGAACCATAAATACCGTAGCTCGACCGAAACTTAGAACTGAACCCGACCCGTATTCGACCCGAAAAGCTCACGAGATGTGTGTATGTACCATGGTCCGAAACCAAGCCCGGTTTTTGAAGGAATGGGTTATGTACCACTCCATAATAGGAGTTGAACGCTGGTTCATCTACGATAACAACAGCAACGACGATCTCGATGTAGTGGTCGAGTCGTTACGAGCCCAGAAATACAACATCACGCGGCACGTGTGGCCGTGGGTGAAGACCCAAGAAGCCGGGTTCGCTCACTGCGCGGTTCGGGCACGAGACACGTGCGAATGGGTTGGGTTTATAGACGTGGACGAGTTCATTCACCTGCCCACGAATTTACTCCTTCACGATGTTCTAACCAATCAGACGGAGCACAACGAACACGTGGCGGAGCTTCGTACGTCCTGTCACAGTTTCGGGCCATCGGGGCTTAAACACGTGCCATCTAAAGGAGTAACTGTGGGGTACACGTGTCGTCTTGCTATTGCGGAGAGACACAAGAGTATTGTGAAACCGGAAGCACTGAATTCGTCTCTGATCAATGTTGTGCACCATTTTCATCTAAAGAATGGGTTTGATTACGTGAATGTGGATAGAGGAGTTATGGTTATTAATCATTATAAGTACCAAGTATGGGAAGTGTTTAAGGACAAGTTTTATAGAAGAGTAGCTACTTATGTGGCTGATTGGCAAGATGACCAGAATGTGGGGTCCAAGGATAGGGCCCCTGGGCTGGGGACTAGAGCCGTGGAGCCACCTGATTGGTCTGATAGATTTTGTGAGGTTACAGATACTGGGCTAAGGGATCGAGTTCTTCAGCGTTTTTCTGACCCTTTTACACATACTTTGCCATGGCAAAAACCAAAGGAGGAACttaataatgataatgatagtaataataatcagaagaagaagaagagcagGAGGAAGATACTTAGAGggttgttatga
- the LOC115700325 gene encoding myb-related protein 315-like encodes MGRQPCCDKIGLKRGPWTIEEDHKLMNFILNNGIHCWRMVPKLAGLLRCGKSCRLRWINYLRPDLKRGGFTELEENQIIQLHSRLGNRWSKIAAHFPGRTDNEIKNHWNTRIKKRLKVLGVDPITHQKISSSSETTTTTTTNDDHDHKNDQDGQSKVDDDQVAKSNNNDDQQQISTITTTTTSSSTNIHDHSNNDEVTKYYEDVLLDNNFDDQLLEFQKFDFSTWMNQEIIINNNGSTTHVDDDQSSTYLDNSLFSWEVFNNHHQLDQDLLFFKNY; translated from the exons atggGAAGACAACCTTGTTGTGACAAAATTGGCCTAAAAAGAGGTCCATGGACAATAGAAGAAGATCACAAACTCATGAACTTTATTCTCAATAATGGTATTCATTGTTGGAGAATGGTACCTAAGCTtgcag GTTTGTTAAGATGTGGGAAGAGTTGTAGATTAAGATGGATTAATTATCTTAGACCTGATCTTAAGAGAGGAGGCTTTACAgaattggaagaaaatcaaatCATTCAACTACATTCACGTCTTGGTAACAG GTGGTCTAAAATAGCAGCCCATTTTCCTGGTCGAACAGACAATGAAATCAAGAACCATTGGAACACTCGAATCAAGAAAAGACTTAAGGTACTTGGTGTTGACCCAATAACACATCAAAaaatatcatcatcatcagaaacaacaacaacaactactaCTAATGATGATCATGATCATAAGAATGATCAAGATGGTCAGTCTAAAGTAGATGATGATCAAGTTGCAAAATCCAACAATAATGATGATCAACAACAAATAAGTActattactactactactactagtaGTAGTACTAATATTCATGATCATAGTAATAATGATGAAGTAACAAAATATTATGAGGATGTTTTGTTGGATAATAATTTTGATGATCAATTGTTGGAGTTTCAAAAGTTTGATTTTAGTACATGGATGAACCAAGAAATTATAATCAACAACAATGGTAGTACTACTCATGTTGATGATGATCAGAGTAGTACGTACTTGGATAATTCATTGTTCTCATGGGAAGTTTTTAATAATCATCATCAACTCGACCAAGATCTTCTCttcttcaaaaattattaa